A region of Moorena producens PAL-8-15-08-1 DNA encodes the following proteins:
- a CDS encoding type 2 lanthipeptide synthetase LanM family protein, protein MPVIGSEISPIATIAINATFLSERVNNPCYQNVIPQKDHDLIEERLNTWSQLLGGEQQLKKRLQWDGLDLTTVLNLLGTAEFREDYPLPSWAETLKELIETSAASWLTLEGEYNSPLDSQNPLPFEDFYLPFIRVGRSKLSTGLSANSPLTLLSQEAYAALERSLLQQLVNLGTETLLFEFNTFREAHPPANQTTAQDSRISYNTFFKNLLKDGGLAFFNRYPVLGRLIATTLDLWVEYTTEFIQRLQQDFSAIERIFSEQASLGNVQTIETSLSNPHHGGRSVLALTFSSGIKVLYKPKDLGLDVAFNQLLDWCNHQETSLTFKLTKILNRQGYGWVEFIEHQPCDNQAAVQRFYHRAGMLLSLLHLLGASSCDNQNVIASGEYPSLIDADLLMHPVQQSLNESEDWFKYSVLHTGLLPGWEGDTYSANPQDSSVLGNIWPKQIHSSREWKFINTDGMHLAPNKVIIPAGTNVVILDGKTVSPNNYVEQIVTGFEEIYHLLSKNREMLLGQESPLCALQFLKSRFSLRPTLTYGMVSKRSLSPQYLRNGADYSILIDFLSRHYLMGEENLDFKELLGAETTSLQQLDIPYFTVFCNSTALELASAKPIKHFFKTSSYQQLIAKIQSLDEEDLAKQIKLIRASFYAKYAHLTNNSAALQGNFSQFSSLNSDELLEEAIAIGNSLVANAIETGDGCNWIDLDYMFKAKRYQLQVLDDSLFTGRAGVSLFLAALGKITGEPEFKEVAKAALCPLRQSLKKAQADRNLLQLRLDGIKLGGVLGLMGLGGIIYSLVKISQFLQEPALLGDAQQAAKLITADVIAADQTLDIIFGVAGAIMGLLTLYQQTGEKVLLDIAVACGNHLLSQRTDTAPRAWKTISKTPLTGFSHGAAGNSFSLLHLYAATADKVYLEAAQEGIEYETSVFDTSVRNWPYFLSLEQTNQINFWHAWCHGSVGIGLARLGSSSILKTEEIYSDIEVALDTTKKYAISNIDVDHLCCGSLGRNELFVVAFQKLGNQEWLNTAREQAASVVNRAKQNGAYALLPHLPNSVFSPNFFKGSAGVGYQLLRLASPGSLPSVLIWE, encoded by the coding sequence ATGCCAGTAATAGGGTCAGAAATATCACCAATCGCGACTATAGCGATTAACGCCACGTTTTTATCAGAGCGGGTCAATAACCCTTGTTACCAGAATGTTATTCCCCAAAAAGATCATGATCTGATTGAAGAACGCCTCAACACCTGGTCTCAACTGCTGGGAGGAGAACAACAACTTAAAAAGCGCCTTCAGTGGGATGGATTAGACTTAACTACAGTCCTTAACTTACTAGGAACAGCAGAGTTTAGAGAAGATTACCCCTTACCAAGCTGGGCAGAAACTCTCAAAGAATTAATTGAAACTAGCGCTGCTTCATGGCTAACTCTAGAGGGGGAATATAACTCTCCACTTGACTCCCAAAATCCCTTACCGTTTGAAGACTTTTATTTACCCTTTATCCGAGTAGGGCGCAGTAAATTATCTACTGGATTATCGGCAAATAGTCCTCTAACTTTGTTGAGCCAAGAAGCCTACGCAGCCCTAGAAAGGAGCTTGCTGCAACAACTGGTTAATTTAGGCACAGAAACCTTACTATTTGAATTTAACACATTCCGGGAAGCTCACCCCCCTGCTAACCAAACGACTGCCCAAGACAGTCGAATTAGTTATAATACTTTTTTTAAAAATCTTCTCAAAGATGGGGGGCTGGCATTTTTCAATCGCTACCCAGTCTTAGGTCGTCTGATAGCTACAACCCTTGATTTATGGGTAGAATATACTACTGAATTCATCCAACGTCTGCAACAAGATTTTTCGGCAATTGAACGTATATTTTCTGAGCAGGCAAGTCTAGGAAACGTCCAAACAATTGAGACTTCCCTCTCCAATCCCCACCATGGCGGACGCTCGGTTTTAGCTCTTACCTTCTCTTCCGGAATTAAAGTGCTGTATAAGCCCAAAGACTTGGGCTTAGATGTTGCTTTCAATCAGTTACTAGACTGGTGCAACCACCAGGAAACATCCTTAACCTTCAAATTAACTAAGATTCTCAATCGCCAGGGATATGGATGGGTTGAATTTATTGAGCACCAACCTTGTGACAATCAAGCCGCAGTTCAACGGTTCTATCACAGAGCAGGGATGTTATTATCACTGCTCCATTTATTAGGAGCAAGTAGTTGTGATAATCAAAATGTGATTGCTAGTGGTGAATATCCTAGTCTTATCGATGCTGACCTCTTGATGCATCCTGTACAGCAGAGCTTGAATGAATCGGAAGACTGGTTTAAGTATTCAGTGCTTCATACAGGCTTGTTACCTGGTTGGGAAGGTGATACCTACTCCGCAAATCCTCAAGATTCCAGCGTCCTAGGTAATATTTGGCCCAAGCAAATACATTCCTCTCGGGAGTGGAAATTTATTAATACAGATGGGATGCATTTAGCTCCCAACAAGGTGATTATTCCTGCCGGGACTAATGTGGTCATTCTAGACGGGAAAACTGTCTCACCTAATAACTATGTTGAGCAAATCGTCACTGGCTTTGAGGAAATCTATCACCTCTTAAGTAAAAATCGGGAAATGCTCCTAGGGCAAGAAAGTCCCCTCTGTGCCTTACAATTTTTAAAGTCTCGATTTAGTCTGCGCCCAACCCTCACCTATGGTATGGTCTCCAAACGCAGCCTCAGTCCTCAATATTTGCGTAATGGCGCGGACTATAGCATTCTGATCGATTTTCTCAGCCGTCACTACTTAATGGGTGAAGAAAACTTAGACTTTAAAGAACTATTAGGAGCAGAAACGACGTCTTTACAACAGCTAGATATTCCCTATTTCACGGTATTTTGTAATAGTACTGCCCTAGAGTTGGCATCAGCTAAACCAATCAAGCACTTCTTTAAAACATCCAGTTACCAACAGTTAATTGCTAAAATCCAAAGTCTTGATGAAGAGGATTTAGCCAAGCAAATTAAATTGATTCGGGCGAGTTTTTATGCCAAGTATGCCCATTTGACTAATAACAGTGCTGCTTTACAGGGGAATTTCTCCCAATTCTCCTCATTGAATTCTGACGAATTATTGGAAGAAGCTATAGCAATTGGCAATAGTCTTGTCGCCAATGCAATTGAGACTGGTGACGGCTGCAACTGGATTGATTTAGATTATATGTTCAAGGCGAAGCGCTATCAACTCCAGGTATTGGATGATTCTTTATTTACGGGGCGAGCTGGAGTTAGCCTATTTCTAGCAGCCCTAGGAAAAATTACTGGTGAGCCAGAATTTAAAGAGGTAGCAAAAGCTGCTTTATGCCCTTTACGTCAGTCTCTTAAGAAAGCACAAGCCGACCGAAACTTGTTGCAGTTAAGACTTGATGGAATCAAATTAGGTGGTGTCCTCGGTTTAATGGGGCTAGGTGGGATCATTTACAGTTTGGTTAAAATTAGTCAGTTTCTCCAAGAGCCAGCCCTTCTCGGAGATGCCCAGCAAGCTGCAAAACTAATTACAGCAGATGTAATCGCCGCCGATCAAACCCTGGATATTATTTTTGGAGTAGCGGGGGCAATCATGGGCTTATTAACTCTGTATCAACAGACAGGAGAGAAAGTGCTATTAGACATAGCAGTAGCCTGTGGCAATCATCTCCTATCACAGCGAACTGATACCGCCCCTAGAGCCTGGAAGACAATCAGTAAAACCCCATTAACCGGATTTTCTCACGGTGCAGCAGGTAATTCCTTCTCTTTACTACACCTATATGCTGCGACAGCAGACAAAGTTTATTTGGAAGCGGCACAAGAAGGAATTGAATATGAAACCAGTGTCTTTGACACCTCAGTCCGAAACTGGCCATATTTCCTTTCATTGGAACAAACAAATCAAATTAATTTCTGGCATGCCTGGTGTCACGGCAGCGTGGGGATTGGATTAGCCCGTTTAGGCAGTTCATCGATTCTAAAGACAGAGGAAATTTACTCTGACATTGAGGTAGCTTTGGACACCACCAAGAAGTATGCAATATCTAATATAGATGTAGACCATCTCTGCTGCGGGAGTTTGGGCAGAAATGAACTGTTTGTCGTCGCATTCCAAAAACTTGGCAACCAGGAATGGCTAAACACAGCTAGGGAACAGGCTGCATCGGTAGTTAACAGGGCAAAACAAAATGGAGCCTATGCTTTGTTACCTCATTTGCCTAACTCCGTTTTTAGTCCTAATTTTTTCAAGGGAAGCGCGGGTGTAGGTTATCAATTGTTGCGTTTAGCCTCTCCAGGATCCTTACCTTCTGTTCTGATTTGGGAGTAG
- a CDS encoding T3SS effector HopA1 family protein: MQLLDSRAIQPSPITNQQLLDVLDDIVNKVKIQSDFSIHHSDYKPLEIPAEAVERFQRMPEDMQQKYISLQLRSFLYGIYYNGSMRDTLAPEADTEAAPVDLENNTILGVDVGFYQRLHDSNSGKGYFDPGWSVLREESDGTLAVTKGGLRLHIEREQHLPASQQSATVGDLVAIRMPKNLVQNGFYMAVGNLEAHRPQTDQSVTVRIYFNLTPDGAVAVMGSLTQQLNEIEIPFHFKVLYNPKDYERHDSGVLYFDKCHYDAVEGVLKTVYTEHQSHFQPDVPLFTMELAPGLGLAEEPDQKFAEQESFGMNRCQIVANGLLDAWHQGDDSTEARMKAILGQFSRLGIDLERVYLNANSEDIYTSLNFS, encoded by the coding sequence ATCCAACTACTTGATTCTAGAGCAATTCAACCATCCCCCATCACCAATCAGCAATTACTAGACGTTCTAGACGATATTGTTAACAAAGTAAAAATCCAATCAGACTTCTCTATTCACCATTCAGATTACAAACCGTTGGAAATTCCAGCCGAAGCTGTGGAACGTTTTCAACGAATGCCCGAGGATATGCAGCAAAAATATATCAGTCTGCAACTGCGGAGTTTTCTATATGGTATTTATTACAATGGCTCAATGCGAGATACTCTCGCACCGGAAGCAGATACTGAAGCTGCGCCAGTAGACCTGGAGAACAATACCATCCTGGGAGTAGATGTGGGATTTTATCAGCGACTGCACGACAGCAATAGTGGCAAAGGCTACTTTGACCCTGGTTGGTCTGTTCTCAGAGAAGAAAGTGATGGCACTTTGGCTGTCACTAAGGGAGGATTGAGGCTGCATATTGAACGGGAGCAGCATCTGCCAGCATCCCAGCAATCTGCCACGGTCGGGGATTTAGTAGCAATCCGTATGCCTAAGAATTTGGTGCAAAATGGCTTTTATATGGCCGTTGGCAATCTAGAAGCACATCGTCCGCAAACAGACCAGTCAGTCACTGTGCGAATTTACTTCAACTTGACTCCTGACGGTGCAGTTGCCGTAATGGGTAGCTTAACCCAACAGCTAAACGAAATCGAAATTCCGTTCCACTTTAAAGTTTTGTACAATCCCAAAGACTACGAACGGCACGATTCTGGGGTACTCTACTTTGATAAGTGTCACTATGACGCTGTTGAAGGAGTTTTAAAGACTGTTTATACAGAGCACCAATCCCATTTTCAGCCAGACGTTCCCCTATTTACCATGGAGCTAGCACCAGGATTGGGGTTAGCAGAAGAACCAGACCAAAAATTTGCCGAACAGGAAAGCTTTGGCATGAATCGCTGTCAGATTGTGGCCAATGGGTTGTTAGACGCTTGGCATCAAGGGGATGATTCCACTGAAGCAAGGATGAAGGCTATCCTTGGGCAATTTTCTAGGCTGGGGATTGACTTGGAGCGTGTTTATCTCAATGCCAATTCTGAAGATATTTACACATCCTTAAATTTCTCTTAG
- a CDS encoding iron-containing redox enzyme family protein — protein sequence MSLTKVLFQQPLFKNRVFFEFKDTEVEIHYGDQGCAIAVEPEYEKETVQLLRLLQAGGMSPEQLGLACPGIQEDIPELLAELDRRGLLIETYQEVEFRGVSGQQFYRELCRFLNRMKGQFPLSPFSEKMADETITRNQLIGYALESYHVTHLCPRLLAPSLANYESPGTQKLLQEFFVSELHHDRLIENSLKSVGIEAEQLQRMQPLPMTFAVCSTLAVFAKQHPLSFKAALLLFEEDDKLFHQLFKQQCQALELPPEFYKPILLHAGINEEGAHDQITSILLAEVAYVSPQEQVVVKKNLAILLESMVRRTHEILDYYGNSNNIIPRCFT from the coding sequence ATGTCATTAACAAAGGTTTTATTCCAACAACCACTGTTCAAAAATCGGGTATTTTTTGAATTCAAGGACACAGAAGTTGAAATTCATTATGGCGATCAAGGATGCGCGATCGCGGTTGAGCCGGAATACGAGAAGGAAACTGTCCAACTGCTAAGACTTTTGCAAGCGGGAGGTATGTCCCCAGAGCAATTGGGTCTGGCCTGTCCAGGAATTCAAGAGGATATTCCCGAACTCCTCGCTGAGCTGGATCGCCGGGGTCTACTGATAGAAACCTATCAAGAAGTGGAATTTCGTGGGGTGAGTGGACAGCAGTTCTATCGAGAGTTGTGCCGATTTCTTAACCGCATGAAGGGGCAATTTCCCCTTTCTCCTTTCTCAGAAAAGATGGCTGATGAGACCATTACCAGAAACCAGTTGATTGGTTATGCTTTGGAATCCTATCACGTTACCCATCTGTGTCCTAGACTGTTAGCGCCATCCTTAGCTAATTATGAATCCCCTGGGACACAAAAACTTCTCCAGGAATTTTTTGTGTCTGAGTTGCACCATGACCGTTTGATTGAGAATTCCTTGAAGAGTGTGGGCATCGAAGCTGAGCAACTGCAACGGATGCAGCCCCTACCCATGACTTTCGCAGTCTGTTCGACCCTGGCCGTTTTTGCCAAGCAACATCCTCTAAGCTTTAAGGCTGCACTGTTGTTGTTTGAGGAAGATGACAAGCTATTCCACCAGTTGTTTAAGCAGCAGTGCCAAGCCTTGGAGTTACCACCGGAATTTTATAAACCCATCCTGCTCCATGCCGGTATCAATGAAGAAGGGGCACATGATCAAATCACTTCGATTCTGCTGGCAGAAGTGGCTTATGTGTCACCACAAGAACAAGTAGTGGTTAAGAAGAATCTGGCAATTCTGCTGGAGTCAATGGTTCGACGGACTCACGAAATTCTGGATTACTATGGTAACTCTAATAATATCATTCCTCGTTGTTTTACCTGA